A segment of the Thermoplasmata archaeon genome:
CTACACCCAGCTCATCACGGTCGGCGAGTGCCCGAAGTGCCACGGCTCGGGGCGGCGCATCCTCGAGAAGTGCCCGACCTGCGGCGGGAGCGGTCGCCAGCGCTCCGTCGAGCGCCTCGAGGTGACGGTGCCAGCGGGCATCGAGGACGGGGCGGTGCTGCGCATCCCCGGCCACGGAGGCGGCGGATTCGACGGCGGACGCGCCGGTGACCTGTTCGTGCAGGTCCTCTTCGAGCCGGCGGACCACCTGCGCCGCGAGGGGCTCGACGCGTACACCGAGACGACCGTCCCGCTCGCCGTCGCGATCTTCGGAGGTGAAGTGACGATCCCGACGATCGAGGGGCAGGCGGTGCTCACCATCCCGGCCGGGACCCAGCCCGAGGCCCAGCTGCGGATGCGCGGGCGAGGGTTCCCGCGGTTCCGGGGCGGGGGCCGCGGCGACATCTACGTGACGGTGCACGTGGAGATCCCTCGTTCCCTCTCCTCCCACCAACGCGAGGCGCTGCGGGAGGCGCTGGGCGACGGGGGGACAGCGCCCGGCGGCCGCCGGGAAGGGTTCTTCCGGCGCCACGGCTCGGGCCGATGACGGACGATGACGGCTCGCGGCCGGACGGCGAGCCGTACTTCGCCGAGCGGCCCCGATCCCGCCCGCGGCCGGCCGAGCTGCGCTTCCTGTACCGGGGCGAGCTCCTGTCGTTCCGGGTCGACCGGGGCGTCTTCGCTGCCCACCGGCTGGACCCCGGCACGGACCTGCTGATCCAGAACCTGGGCGTCGGGCCACGGGACCGCGTCCTCGATCTCGGATGCGGCTGGGGGGCGGTCGGGGTCGCGGCCGCGGCGAGCGCGAGCGAGGGGCGCGTCATCCTCACCGAGGTGAACCGGCGCGCGGCCCATCTCGCCGAGGAGAACCTCGCGCGCAACCATCTGACGAACGCGGAGGTGCGCGTCGGCCCGTTCTTCGAGCCGGTCGTCGCGGACCAGTTCGACACGATCGCGACGAACCCCCCGTACCGGGTGGGACGCCGCCACGTCCTGCGCATCCTTTCAGAGGCACCGGCGCATCTTGCCCCCGGCGGTCGTCTGCTCCTCGTCGGCAAGGGGAGCACGGGCATCCGCTACTACCAGGCGTGGCTCTCGGACCACTTTCCCGGAACCGTGACCGTGCTCGATCGGGCATCCGGCTACCGGGTGCTCGAGGCCCGCCGCGCGGCCGCCAGCCGCCACAGGTAGAGCCGGGCCAGGTGGCGGAGGTAGTTCGCGGACTCGCGGCCGCCGAGCTTACTGTGTCCGGCGAGGCGGGGCCGGAACGTGATCGGCACCTCGAGGTGGGGGGACGGGCGGCACTTGACCAGGACCTCCAGCGCGATCTTGTAGCCGACAGGGGCGAGCGGCGCGCGGTCGAGCACCGAGCGGCGGACGGCAAAGAAGCCGCTCATGGGATCGCGCACGTCGCTCAGGGGTCGCGCGAGCAGCCGCGCGCCCCAGGAGACCAGGCGCCGCAGCGGGGTCAGTCCCGGAGCGGTCCCCCCCGCCACCCACCGGCTCCCCAGGGCGAACTCGGAGCCACCGCTGGTCACCGCCGCCACCAGGGCGGGGACGTCCTCGGGCGGGTGGCTGCCGTCCGCGTCCATGACGACCACGACCGCGCCGCTCGTCCGGGCGATCCCCGCGAGGACCGCCGAAGCGAGGCCCCGCTCGCCGTGCCGTTCGAGGACCTGGGGGACGGGCGGACCGGAGAGGCCCCGGGCGAGCTCCGCCGTGCCGTCGGGCGACGCGTCGTCGACGACCGTCACCTCACCGCCGAGGGCCGCCACGATCGGGGCGAGGCGAGGGTACAGCTGTGCGAGCGCCTCGCGCTCGTTGTACGTCGGCAGGATGACCGATACCGCCGGACGGCTGGCCACGAACGTGTACGACCGTCCCCCGGCTACATCCCTCTTCGCCCGGCGGCCACCGGACCGGCGCGCGCGCGCCGCGCCGCCGAAGCTCTTAAAAGGACGGGTCGGCTCGGCGGCCGCACCCTCGGACCGAGGGCCGCGCGTTGGACGACGGGCCGGCGCGGTCTCGTGTCGCGGGGCGCCCACGGGGAGTGAACTCCGCGCCCAAGGAGTCGAAGGAAGCCGAGACGCCGACCGCCGCGGCCGACGCGGACGCCGGGGCGGAGGCCCCGACGGAGAAGGCGGCCAAGAAGGAGCGCGGCGGCAAGTCGCGCGAGGGCAAGGACGCCAAAGAGCCGAAGGAGGCCAAGAAGGCGAAGGTGGCCCCCGGCGTGACCGGCAAGGTCGCCAAGTTCGTGCCGGACAACCCCAACTTCCGCTACATCGTGCGCGTGGCCAACACCGACCTCGACGGCACGCGGCCGGTCCGGCTCGCCCTCACCGGCGTTCGCGGCGTGGGGCCGCGGTTGGCGGAGGTCGCCTGTCGTCTGTCCGGGGTCGTCGCGACCGAGCGTATCGGCAACCTTCCCGAGGCAACGGTCGAGGGGCTGGAGAGCACGCTCGGCTCGCTGCCGGCCAAGGTCCCGCCGTGGATGATCAACCATCCCCACGAGCCCGTCCAGGGCGAGTCGATCCACTACATCGGCGCCGATCTCGATACGCGACGGCGCGACGATGTCAACCAGATGAAGATGATCCGCAGCTACCGCGGGGTGCGTCACGAGCGGGGCCAGAAGGTTCGGGGCCAGCGCACGCGCTCGAACGGCCGGACGGGCATGGCGGCCGGGGTGCTGAAGAAGGCCGCGAAGGAAGCGGCGGCGGCCGCGTCGCGCGAGGAGTCCGCGCCGGCTGCGCCGGCCGCGCCGGCGCCCGCGGCCAAGAAGGAGTGACGCGGCGATGGGCGATCCCAAGTTCCTGCGCCGCACCTACGACAAGCCCAAGCACCCGTGGGAAGCGGCGCGCATGGACGAGGAGCGCAAGCTCCTCGAGCGCTACGGCCTGAAGAACAAGCGCGAGCTGTGGAAGGCCCAGTCGATCCTGCGGGGCTTCCGCGGTCAGGCGCGCGAACTGCAAGCGCGGCTGCGGACCGGCGAGCCGCAGGCGCAGCGGGAGACCGAGCAGCTCCTCGCCCGCCTCACCCGCCTCGGCGTGCTCGCCGCCGGCACGCCGACGATCGACGATGTCCTCGCCCTGACCACCGAGGATGTACTGCGCCGCCGCCTCCAGACGATCGTGACCGGCCGGGGGCTCGCGCCGACCGTCACCGGCGCGCGGAAGTGGATCGTGCACGGGCACTTCTCGATCGGCGACCACCGGGTCACCCGGCCCGGCTACCTCGTCCGGCTGGACGAGGAGGGCCAGATCGCCTACGCCGGTTCGAGCCCGTTCTCCGACGACGACCACCCGATGCGCTCCGCCCTGCGCGAGCGCCTCGCCGCGAAGGCGGCACCGCCCGAGGCTCCGCCCCTCGCGGCGGAGGAGGGACGCTAGGCGATGGCGAAGATCGGGATCGCGCACATCTACGCCAGCTACAACAACATCCACATCACGGTCACCGACATCACCGGCGCCGAGACCCTGGCGAAGGCGACGGGCGGGATGGTCGTCAAGGCGGCGCGGGACGAGTCGAGCCCGTACGCCGCGATGAAGGCGGCCGACCAGATCGCGGCGGTCCTCAAGGAGAAGGGCTACGAGACCCTCCACGTGCGCGTGCGCGCGCCCGGCGGCAACCGCTCCCGCTCTCCGGGCCCGGGGGCCCAGGCGGCGATCCGCGCGCTCGCCCGCGCCGGCGTGAAGATCCAGCGCATCGAGGACGTGACCCCGATCCCGCACGACGGCACGAAGCCGAAGGGCGGGCGTCGCGGCCGGCGGATGTGAGCCGATGCCGGTCACGATCCAAGAGCTGAAGCCGCGCTCCACCCTGCTCGAGTTCGAGGGCCCGAGCGCCTCGCAGGTGAACGCCATCCGGCGGACGCTGCTCGCCGACGTGCCGAAGCTCGCGATCGAGGACGTCGAGTTCCACCTCGGCCCCATCCGCGACGAGGCGTCGGGGAAGGACTACGACTCCTCGACGAGCATGTTCGACGAGGCGGTCGCGCTGCGGCTCGGTCTGCTGCCGATCCCGACCGACCTCGGCCAGTTCCACCGCAAGGCAGAATGCACGTGCGGCGGCGCGGGCTGCCCGCACTGCCAGGTGATCTACTCCATCGACCGCAAGGGCCCGTGCACCGTCTACGCCAAGGACGTCGTGCCGCTCGGCGACGCCTCGCTCGCGATCCTCGAGCCGGACGTGCCGATCGTGCGCCTCGGCGCCCGCCAGGCGCTCCTCGCCTACGCGACCGCGGTCGTGGGCAGCGCCCGCGATCACGCAAAGTGGCAGGTGGCCCACGCGGTCGGGATGTACCCGCGGCCGCACGTCCACATCGCCAAGAAGGAAGGGTGCAGCGACGCCTGCCTGAAGCGGACCGCGGCGAGCTGCCCGGTCCACATCCTCGAGTTCTCCGGCGGCAAGCTCTCCGTCACCGACGAGCCCCGGTGCATCGACTGCGGGGCGTGCGAGCAAACGTGTGAGCACGGCTCGATCAAGATCGAGCCCGACGACGAGCGCTTCTTCCTGCGCTTCGAGACCGACGGGTCGCTGACGCCGCGCGAGGCGCTCCGCTACTCGCTCAAGGAGCTCAAGCGCCGGTTCGAGGACCTGCGCGAGACCCTGCAGTCGATCCCGTAGCGCGGCTCGGGCTCGTCCAGTCGTAGCGCAGGATCGCTGCGACCCGCCCGAGCGCACCGAGGCGCTTGCCGGCCTCGCCCTCGTCCTGGACGACGAGAATGCGCGCCCGGGCCGCGCGCGCCCGGTCGAGCGCGGGGGCGAGGGTCGCGTCGGCGAGCAACGACTCGGACACGAGGATCAGCTCGACCGCTCCCGCCGCGACGGCCTCCGCGACCTCGGCGGGCCCGACCGCGGCGCGGACCCCGCTGGCGAGCGAGCGGACGAGCCGCTCGACGACCTCCGCTTCCTCGGCGGCGACGCTGCCGCGCAGCACCTCGGAGGCCCGGCCCGAGCGCAGCAGCTCATCGATCCCGACGCGCCCGGATTCCGCGGTCGCGACGACCGTCAGCTTGCGGTGCAGCGCGGGGTCGGCCTCCGCGAGCCGCCGCTTGAGCTCCTCCTTCAGGAAGCCGGGCCCCGCGACGATGACCGCGGTCGCGCCCGCGGCCTCCCGCTCGATCAGTCCGAGGAGCTCGTCGACGTAGGCGCGCCGGTCCTTCTCCCCCTGGGTGCCCTCGTAGCGCTTGCCCGCGATGGTCCGGCGCACGTCCGCGACCGGCTCGATCGCCCGGCCTCGGAGCCGCACGATTGCCGAGTCCCCCCAGTCGACCGCGGCGATCAGGACCGTCGGCTCGCCCGCCCCGCGCAGCCCCTCGTCGAGCAGGGTGCGCTCGGCCGCGGTGGGCTCGGGCTTGATGACCGTCACCTCGTCGCCCTCAGTCAGATCGAGGGTGTGGTGGCGGCCGACGTCGAACGGACCCTCGACGATCGGACCGGCGATCCGCACGTGCCGGGAGAAGCCGTGGAATTCGACCTGCTCGGCACGCACGGCGAGGTAGACGCGCCGGCGCGCCCGCTCGGCGCCCGCTACGTCGGGGGGTGCCTCCGGGTCGCGGCGCGTGGTCGAGGCGCCGACGATCTCGCCGGGTCGCACCAGGCGCGCGATCCGCCACAGGTCGCTGGGGGTCTCGAGCCGAAGCCGGAAGCGGCCGGTAGCCGCATCGTGGTGGAGCAGGCGCACGGTCGGTCCCCGGCGGGCGCGGGGAAGGGCGCGGAGTACATCCTCGTTTCGATGGGGCGCCGGTCCCGCGTCGCCGTCCGCGCTTCGGAAGGCTTATCGCGCGGTGGTCGGGTCGGGTCGGACGCGGGGGAGGGGGCTCCTGAGCCGATACGGCGACCTCTTCGGGCGGCCGTCGTTCCGGCCGTTCCTAGCGGTCGGGGCGCTCCAGTTCGCGGCACCGTCGACCGTTCTCGTGATCCTGATCTACGCGGTGACAATGGCCTACCCGGCGGCCGACCGCGCCACCTACGCGCCACTCGCGCTCGCCTTCCTCGGCCTATCCTCGGCCCTCCCGACCCTCCTGACCGCGCTGTTCGCCGGGGCGATCGCGGACCGCCACGATCGCGGCGAGCTGATGCGCACGATCAACATGATCTCCATCCTCGCGACCGCCGCGGCGACCGCGGACTTCCTCTTCGCGCCGGGGGCGCGCGTGCCGGTCCCGGGCCCCGCCGGCTTCTACCTGCCCCTGTGGCTCCTGCTGACCTACCCCTGCTGGGGCGCGATCGTCGTCACCTCCACGCTCTTCCGGCCGGCGTTCAACAGCTCGGTCCCGAAGATCGTCGACCCGGTGGACCTCGGGCGGGCCAACGGCGTGATCTACTCGACGGCCGCGATCCTCTCGGCGGCCGGCACGCTCAGCGTCGGCGGCCTGTTGAGCGTCTCGAGCGCGACGTTCGCCTTCGTCGTGCCGTTCCTGCTCTTCTTCGCGACCCAGGCGACGCTGCTGCTCGTGCGGGCCGACCTCTCCGTGCCGCGCTCCGGGCGTCGACGCGCGGTCCTCTCCGAGGCGAAGGAGGGCTTCGTCTACCTCGGACGGCGACGCGAGCTCCTTCAGATCACGGTCGCCGCACTGCTCGTGAACTTCTTCAGCGCGGTCGCGCTCGTCGAGCTGGGCCTGTACGTCGGATTGTGGCTCGGCCTGTCCGCCGGCGTATGGTACGGCGCGATCGTCACGGCGTCGACGCTCGGGGTCGCGGTCGGCTTCGTGCTGATCTCGCGCTTCCGCTTCGAACCGAGCGCGGGCCGGACGATCATCGCGTTGACGGCCTGCATGGGGCTCGCGCTGTTCGCGCTCGGCCTCGTGCGCTCGATCTGGCTCGCGCTGCCGATCATGTTCGTCTACGGGATGATGCCGGGGATGATCCAGACGGTCGTCCTGTCGACGATCCAGGCGACCGTGCCCGACGCGATGATGGGGCGGGTCTTCTCGGCGGACGAGGTCGGCAGCTACGCCCTCGTGCCGTTCGGTCAGGGCACGGGCGGGCTCCTCACCCTCGAGATCGGGGTCCAGGGCACCTACCTCGCGGCCGGCGGGGCGATCGGGGTGTTCGGCCTCGTGATGGCGACTGGTTTCGGTGCGCTGCGCCGCCTCGGCTTCCACCCCCGCTCGGCCGAGCCCGTGTCGGCCGACGGGGAGGCCGCCGCGAGCAGCTAGTCAGTCGCGCCCCGGCGAGACCGGGATCTGTTTGCGGGAATACCAGCCGTGCGACGGGCCGAGGCTCCGCACGAAGCCGAGCCGCTCGTAGAGCCGGATCGCGCTGCCGTTGCCCTCGGTGACATTGAGGACGATCGACGTCTCCCCGCGCTCGCGCAGGCGGTGGATCGACTCGACCAGCAGCGACCGCCCGAGACCGCGCCGCCGATGGGCCGGATCGACCATCACATCCGCGATCAGCGCGCCGTACGGCGCGCGGACGACCAGCACCGCCCCCACGAGCGCGTCCGGTTCCTCCGCGACCGGGGACGCCCAGGGCAGGAACTCTCCCCATCGCCCGGCGAGGAGTTCTGCGACGTCGTGGGAGGCATCCACCGTCGGATCGAGATCGGTCAGGAACAGGTAGCGATCGAAGTGGTCGGTGTACGCTCGCACGTGCATGCGGGCGAGGGCGAGCGCATCGTGGGTGCGGGCGGAGCGGAGGCGCGCGGGCGCGGGCTCGGAGAACGGCGGGGTCGGAGCGTTCGGGGGAAAGCGCATCTCCGAACGACCGAACCGTCCGAACCCGAGCGACTCCATCAACGCCGCCTCGGCCTCGTCGGAGAGTCCGGCGTGTCCGCCGGGCGCGAAGGAGATCGGCCCGGCGCGCTCGGCGATCGCCGCGTACAGCTCCCGGTAGCCCGCGGCCGACTGAGCTCCCGCCCTCCGATGCGCGATCGTGACCATCGCGCCGAGCGCGGAGGGCGGGTCCCAGATGGCGATGGCGACCGGACGGTCGCCGTCCTTGAGCAGGACGCCCAGGGCCGTGCCCGCCCGCACGTCGGCCTCGAGCGCGGAGCGGAACGGCAGCGCCTCCTCCACGGGCGGACCGCGCGAGCGCAGCGCGTCGAGCGCGAGCTCGATCGCGGACGCACGGTCCTCGCCGAGCGACATCGCCGTCGACATCTTCCTCGCCGAGGTCGGGCCGGCTCATCATCCTGCCGACCGCGCTCCCGAAAAGGTAGTTAGGCGGGAGGGGTACCCGGCACCGTGCCCGACGCGATCGCTCCCATCGACCGTCTGCTGCGCGAACGCCACCTGTTGCGCCATCCCTTCTATCTCGCCTGGTCCCGCGGCGAACTCTCGCGCGCGACGCTGAAGGAGTACGCGGGCCAGTACTACCACTTCGAATCGAACTTCCCCCGGTACGTGGCCGCGGCCTATGCGAAGCTCACCGACCCGCGCCAGCGCCGCGTTCTTCTTGGGAACCTCACCGACGAGGAGGGACGGGACCCGACGCACCCGGAGCTGTGGCTCGACTTCGCGCAAGCGCTCGGTCTCTCCCGCCACGCCGCCGCGAGCGCGACGGCCCTCGCGCCGACGCGCGCGCTGCTGCGGGCCTACGAGCAGCTGACCGACGCCGGGAGCGCGAGCGCGCTTGCGGCGCTCTATGCGTACGAGTCGATCTTCCCGGCGATCGCCGCCGAGAAGTCGCGCGGGATCCGTGCCTTCTACGGTCTCGACGCGCCCGCCGCACACGAGTTCTTCCGCGTGCACACCGGCGCCGACGTCGAGCATTCGGCGGCGGAGCGGAGGATCCTGCGTTCGGAGATCGCCGGCCGCCCGGAGGCCGCGCGCGCGGCGCTCTCGAGCGCGGGCCGCGCGATCGGTGCCTGGTGGCGGTTCCTCGACGGGTTCCCCTGCCACTAGCGACCGGGAACGCGCGCCGCGCGCGCGCGAGCGCGCGGGGGCTGCGCCTATCGACATCGGCAAGACCCCCAGCCCGCGTCGCATCGGCCATGTCGCTGTTCGTCGTCGAGCATCGCCACCCGGCCGACCGCTGCCCCGCGGGCAACCCCCAGATGGCACCGTTCCTGCTGCAGATCCTCTCGCCGGCCAACGCCCAGAAGGCCGGGCTCACGCTCGTCGGCGACGCGGTCGCGCGCGGGCAGCACCACCTCTACGTCCTCATCGAGGGGCCGAGCGAGTCGGCCGTGCGCAGCTACCTGGGACCGTTCGCCCAGGCCGGCAGCCTCGACGTGATCCCCGCCTCTTCGTGCGAGGAGGTCGTGAGCCGCGGCGCCTGCTGAGCGTCCTTTCCCCGGCGGGCACGCCGCCGGGACGTGGCGGAGCCCACGCTGGAGCTAAAGGGCCGAGGCGGTTCGGCGCCCGCGGACCGATGCCGGGCACCGAGGGGAAGAAGGCGGCGACGTCGACCGCGGGGGTGCGCGCCGGGCGCGAGCCCGAGGTGAGCCCGCTGCTCCCCGACCTCGTCCTGCCCATCGAGGCGCGGGACCACCACCGCAACGCCGCGAACGCACGCTGCTCGCTCGTCGAGTACGGCGACTACGAGTCCCCCGGGTGCCGGGCATCGCTCGGCGTGGTGCGGGAGCTTCTCGACGACCTCGGGGACGAGCTGTGTTACGCGTATCGGCATTTCCCACAGCTCGAGGTGCATCCGCACGCCGCCAGCGCGGCCGAGGCCGCGGAGGCCGCCGACCTCCAGGCGAAGTTCTGGCTGATGCACGATCGCCTGTTCGATCATCAGGACGAGCTCGCGCCCGCCCTCTACCGGCGGCTCGCAGCGGAGCTGCCGGTCGACGTCGCCCACTTCGAGCGTGACCTCGCCTCGGGCGCGCCGGCCCGGCGCGTCGCGGGGGATCTCGAGGAGGGGCGACGGCTCGGCGTCGTCGAGACCCCGACGTTCTTCGTCAACGGCCGGATGCACGTCGGCTCCTACGAGTTCGAGGCGCTGCGCGCGGCGCTCGTGGCCGTCCCCGGCGGCTAGCCGGCCCTCGGCCCGCGGCGGTCGGCGCTCGCGCGCCGGCTGGTTCATATACGTGCGAGACGATATGTCAATCGTCAGACAAAGCTAGGGGGATTGTCTGACGGGCATGACCGACACGTCGGAGCGGGTGACGGTCCGGATCCCGCAGGAGCTGCTCGAGAAGCTCAAGCAGCTCCAGCAGACGAAGGGGACCCCGACGATCTCCGACACGATCCGCGAGGGGCTCGAGCAGTACATCGAGCTCCACCTCCCGCCGCAGAACGTTCGCAAGGTCGTGGTCGAGCTCTCGCGGCAGGACAACAGCCGCCTCGAGGAGTTCGTCCGGGAGGGCAACTCCGTGAGCGTCGACGATGCGGTCCGCTCCGCCGTGCGCGAGTACATCCGCGGCCGGCTCGAGCAGCTGGGCCCGCCCGCGCGGACCCACCGACGCGAAGGGGAGCCGCTGACCGCCGAAGGCTCCCCTCCGCCCTAGGCGGTGGGCGAGCGCATGAGCCCCGACGGCAAGCCACCCGAGGCATGGGCCTCGCTCGCGCTCTCGCCGCCGGTCGCGGTCGTGGGGCTGGGGGGCGCCGGCAGCGAGGCGGTCCAGGACCTCGTCAGCCTCGGGATCCCGGGCGTCCGAGCGTTCGCGATCAACAGCGATGCCAAGCACCTGCTCCGCATGGGCGTCGAGGAGCGGATCCTCATCGGCACGCGCGAGCTGCGGGGGCGGGGTTCCGGCGGGGATCGCGCGTCGGTCCTGCGCGCCGCCGAGGAGGGACGCGAGGAGATCCTGCGGCGCCTCGCCCCGTTCGAGATCGTCTTTCTGCTCGCCGGTCTCGGCGGCGGCACGGGCAGCGCGCTGCTGCCGTTCCTCGCCCGGGAGCTCCGCACGACCGAGACGCTACCGGTCCCGGTCGTCTTCCTGCCGTTCCAGGTCGAACTGGACACGAACCAGGGCCGGCGCGAGAACGTCGAGGCGACGATCGGCGAGCTCGAGGAGATGGGCGGCCTCCTGCTCGTGCTCAACAACGAGAAGCTCCGGCGCTTCGAGTCGCTGCCGATCCACCGGGTCTTCCATGTCCGCAACGCCTACCTCCACTCCCTCGTCTCGAGCCTGGTCGACATGGTGGAGAACCCTTCGCAGCTCAACGTGGACTTCGCCAGCCTCAAGAACCACCTGCGCGAGGCCGGTCTCTCGACGCTGATCGTCGGGGAGTACCACATCTCCGAGCCCGAGCGGCTCGTCCACCAGGCGCTCAGCGACACGCTGCTCGACTACCACCTCTCGGAGCTCCCGAGCGCGCTCGTGCACCTGGACGGAGGCGCCAACCTCACCCTGCGCACCCTCGATCGGGTCCTGCGCACGCTGCGCCAGCGCCTCGGGGAGCCGAAGCACCTCGTCTTCGGCACCCGGGTGCGCCCGGAGCCCCGCGAGGTCGTGCGCCTCACCGCCGTCATCGGCGGCTTGCGGCCCCGGAGCGTGCGCGACGCGCTGCGCCCCAACGGACCCCACGAGGGCCCGCTCGTCGCACGCTAGGGGCGAGGCGGCGCGGGACGCGCCGGCGCGCGCCGGTCGAGCTCGCCGTGGACAAGGTCGATCACCTGGGAGGCGCGGAGCGAACGGGGCCCGACCGAGAGCCGGGGGACCCCGCTCGCCCGGGCGATCGATGCCTCGAGCTCGGAGGGATCGTACGGGTCGGAGAGGAGGGCACCCACGTCCCCGGCTCCCGGGTCCCATCGTTCGATCGGCTCGCCCGCCTCGGTCAGCCACACGGCGCCCGGCCGCTCGAGGAACTCCCGCAGCGCCGGATCCGGCGCGACCGGCCCCACCGTCAGACCCGGCGACGCCTCGAGGGTCCGGTCGACGCCGCTCGAGCGGCTGAGCGCGTTCTTCAACAGGGCCGCGGTCGACCGCTCGTCCGGATTGAGGTAGCGCAGGCGCGCGCCCACCAGGTCGATCCGCCGCGCGGCCGGCGGGGGCTCGGCCACGAAGAGCACCGTGACCTCGGTGTCCCGTCGGAGATCGTTCGAGAGCGTGAAGGCGGTCGACACCGCCCGGGCGATCTCGTCCATCCGCCCCGCGCCGCCGGCCAGGTCGTTCAGGCTGAACCGCCCCGAAACGGGGACCCGGTGGGCGAGCAGCAGGAACCGCCGCACGTGGACGCCGAAGCGACCGGTCGATTAAGGGTGCGACGGCTCCGGCCGGGGCCCGGGGCGGGGCCTACAGCGGGTCGTCGCGGCGTCGGGGCCGCGGGGCCGTCGGCGGGGGCGGCAGCGGGTTCTGCCGGCGCTCCAGCCAGACCTCGTCCCCGAGCTCATGGTAGACCGCGTGGGCCGCGATCCCCGTGCCGTGCTCCCCGTGCGGGAGGCGGAACGCCCCCGAGCGGTTCGCGTTCGAGGAATACACGACCTCGGCCTCGCCGGCGGCGGCCATCGCCGCGCTCTCCTGCCGGGCGAGCTCGAAGATGCGGTCCTTGCGGAACATCCAGTAATGGATGCGCCACTCCCGGCCGTCGTAGAGCGTCGTCTCGTCGCGCTCGGTCTCGAGGATGCCGGTGTCCTCCAGCATGTAGAACGTGTCGCGATCGTCCGGCTCGAGGACGTTGTCGATGATCCGCTCGTTGAACCCGAAGAAGTTGAGGACATGGGCCGCGATCGAACGGGCGTCCTCGGGGCGCATCCCCTCGTGGCCGACGGATCGGCGGATCGCCTTCGCGAGCGAATCGAAGTCGACCGGCCCGGACGCATCGCCCAGCGCCGCATCGGTCGGAAGGCCGACCCGGGTCGTCCGGACGTCCTCGTCGGTGCGCAGCGGGACCGGGTTGCGAAGGGTGTACCGGCGGCTCGACGCCTTCGGCTCGCTTCTGGGGTTCCGCATGCCCGTGTCTATCCTTGCCCTGCGTATAAATAACTGGCGAAGACGGCTAACCGCGCGCGGGTCCGGAGCGTCACCGGCGGGAGCCAGCCGGGGCGCTTCGCGATGTCGCTCGGCGCGCTACAGGACCACCCGGCGCCCGCGTCCCACCCGCTGGAGCGCCTCGACCCCGGGCCGCCACTCCTCCTGCTCGATCCGTAGCTCGAACTCGGCGAGGCCCGAGATGTCGCGCGGGAACGGAAGCAGCGACTTCGCAACGTAGACGTGAGCGAACGGGCCGCTCGAGGGGCCGCTCCAGCGCCGACCGGCCTCCACCAGCGAGCGGTACTCGTAGTACTCGGGAGCGGGGACGAACCAGAGCAGGCGGTCGTCGGTCCCCCGGCCGGCGCGCGGGCCGCGCGAGAACACCTGGAGTCCGAGGTGGCGGATCACCGCCGTCGGAAGGCTGAAGAGGTGCCGCTCGCCCGGGCGGGCGGAGGCAAGGAGACGACCGCGCACGGTCTCGACCGCCAGCGCCTCGCGGGCGCTCAGGGTCGCGATCACCCGGGCCAGTCCGGGCCCTCTCGCGAGGAACGAGATCGCGCGGCCGCTCTCGCTCGCCGGGTCGTCCTCGGGACGGAAGCGGATCAGCTCGGCGACCTCGAGCGGCAGCTGGGTGGTCAACCAGGTCGGGTGGACCGCCCGGAGTACGACGTACTCCATCCGGGTACCGTCAGACCACGATGCTATAAGAATTCTGATAGCACCGCGCTCGGCCTTACGCGCGCGGGCAGGCGCTCCACCGCCGTCGCGACCGAGCGGAAGTCGTCCGTCCGCAGGACGAGGTCGGCCGCCCAATCCACCTCGGGGAGGCGGGAATTGATCGCGATGCCTCCGCCGACCAGGGGGAAGATCGCGGCGTCCGCCCACCCGTCGCC
Coding sequences within it:
- a CDS encoding 30S ribosomal protein S11, with product MAKIGIAHIYASYNNIHITVTDITGAETLAKATGGMVVKAARDESSPYAAMKAADQIAAVLKEKGYETLHVRVRAPGGNRSRSPGPGAQAAIRALARAGVKIQRIEDVTPIPHDGTKPKGGRRGRRM
- a CDS encoding polyprenol monophosphomannose synthase, with the protein product MASRPAVSVILPTYNEREALAQLYPRLAPIVAALGGEVTVVDDASPDGTAELARGLSGPPVPQVLERHGERGLASAVLAGIARTSGAVVVVMDADGSHPPEDVPALVAAVTSGGSEFALGSRWVAGGTAPGLTPLRRLVSWGARLLARPLSDVRDPMSGFFAVRRSVLDRAPLAPVGYKIALEVLVKCRPSPHLEVPITFRPRLAGHSKLGGRESANYLRHLARLYLWRLAAARRASSTR
- a CDS encoding methyltransferase — protein: MTDDDGSRPDGEPYFAERPRSRPRPAELRFLYRGELLSFRVDRGVFAAHRLDPGTDLLIQNLGVGPRDRVLDLGCGWGAVGVAAAASASEGRVILTEVNRRAAHLAEENLARNHLTNAEVRVGPFFEPVVADQFDTIATNPPYRVGRRHVLRILSEAPAHLAPGGRLLLVGKGSTGIRYYQAWLSDHFPGTVTVLDRASGYRVLEARRAAASRHR
- a CDS encoding J domain-containing protein → MAKRDYYEVLGLAKTASPEEIKQAYRRLARQYHPDVAKENPKAAEEKFKELSEAYEVLADPEKRRRYDAQGFGAVESDFGPGGFTWQNFTHAGDLEDLLGSSALFQQLFGSFGSPFGGMRGVPSNRGSDIEVAVRLPLAAAVDGAQPTIEIPKIGPCPDCRGTGARGGTALETCPECGGSGQVRRVRRSGYTQLITVGECPKCHGSGRRILEKCPTCGGSGRQRSVERLEVTVPAGIEDGAVLRIPGHGGGGFDGGRAGDLFVQVLFEPADHLRREGLDAYTETTVPLAVAIFGGEVTIPTIEGQAVLTIPAGTQPEAQLRMRGRGFPRFRGGGRGDIYVTVHVEIPRSLSSHQREALREALGDGGTAPGGRREGFFRRHGSGR
- a CDS encoding 30S ribosomal protein S4 gives rise to the protein MGDPKFLRRTYDKPKHPWEAARMDEERKLLERYGLKNKRELWKAQSILRGFRGQARELQARLRTGEPQAQRETEQLLARLTRLGVLAAGTPTIDDVLALTTEDVLRRRLQTIVTGRGLAPTVTGARKWIVHGHFSIGDHRVTRPGYLVRLDEEGQIAYAGSSPFSDDDHPMRSALRERLAAKAAPPEAPPLAAEEGR
- a CDS encoding 30S ribosomal protein S13 → MNSAPKESKEAETPTAAADADAGAEAPTEKAAKKERGGKSREGKDAKEPKEAKKAKVAPGVTGKVAKFVPDNPNFRYIVRVANTDLDGTRPVRLALTGVRGVGPRLAEVACRLSGVVATERIGNLPEATVEGLESTLGSLPAKVPPWMINHPHEPVQGESIHYIGADLDTRRRDDVNQMKMIRSYRGVRHERGQKVRGQRTRSNGRTGMAAGVLKKAAKEAAAAASREESAPAAPAAPAPAAKKE
- a CDS encoding DNA-directed RNA polymerase subunit D; protein product: MPVTIQELKPRSTLLEFEGPSASQVNAIRRTLLADVPKLAIEDVEFHLGPIRDEASGKDYDSSTSMFDEAVALRLGLLPIPTDLGQFHRKAECTCGGAGCPHCQVIYSIDRKGPCTVYAKDVVPLGDASLAILEPDVPIVRLGARQALLAYATAVVGSARDHAKWQVAHAVGMYPRPHVHIAKKEGCSDACLKRTAASCPVHILEFSGGKLSVTDEPRCIDCGACEQTCEHGSIKIEPDDERFFLRFETDGSLTPREALRYSLKELKRRFEDLRETLQSIP